DNA sequence from the Deltaproteobacteria bacterium genome:
CATCCAACTTGGCCAATTTATCGAAAATAAAATCCCGGTGAGAGTATTTTTCGTTGAAAAAAACAACGGCTATAATGTCAAAACCCCCACTGACACAGGCAGCAGCTACCACGCCCTTAAGCTTACCTATTTTTTCCAGTAGTTGCTTAACCATCCTGGGCTCGGCCTTTATCCCTATAATGGCGGAGTAGTGCCCGGGAATGGCCTGGGGATCAACCAGGCCGATGATCTGAAGGATGCCGTTTTCGATTAGTTTGTTTACCCGCGCCCTGACCGTATTGGTGGTAACGCCTATCTCCTTTGCAATCTTGCTGAACGGTATACGCCCGTCCCAAAGACGTCGAATGATTGCCAGGTCAATATCGTCTGTTTTCATGCTGACTCCACCCTTAGTTATTGCAAATTATTTGATAATGTTTTTTGGCTATTGTCAAATATTTTTTTTATTTTTTTGTTGTTAGCACAAACCATAATTGCACATCACAAAAAATTAATCTAGTGTCCATCCATAAATGGGCGAAATTTGCGTCTTGGGCGAGGGAGCACAAAGGTGATGTTACCCCGAAAAAGTGGACACTGTGTTAAGCCGCAAGAGGGAATTCACCATACTCTTGTG
Encoded proteins:
- a CDS encoding Lrp/AsnC family transcriptional regulator → MKTDDIDLAIIRRLWDGRIPFSKIAKEIGVTTNTVRARVNKLIENGILQIIGLVDPQAIPGHYSAIIGIKAEPRMVKQLLEKIGKLKGVVAAACVSGGFDIIAVVFFNEKYSHRDFIFDKLAKLDGLVSVETFFTMDAVNWQLRYVL